In Tissierellales bacterium, the genomic window AGTGCACTGAAGAAATACGGTTTAGAGATAGTAAATTATGTACATGAAAAATCAGTTTATGAAGTGGCTAAAGAAAAAAACATTACAAGGTCCATGGCGGGAATAGAAAAAGCGGCACAAGAAGGAATCAGTATGTACATGGTAGGGAATGCACCAACAGCTATTTATAAGATCGGGGAATTAGCTGATGAAAATAAATTGAAACCAAAGTGGATAATAGGTGTACCAGTAGGGTTTGTAGGAGCCGCTGAATCTAAAGAAGAACTTTTAAATTGGGACATTCCATCTGCGGTAATACGAGGCAGAAAAGGAGGCAGCCCAGTTGCAGTAGCAATATTAAATGCATTGTTTAAAATAATGAGGTCAGAAGATGAAGCGCTATAAATTATATAATGGCAAAAAACTAAGGTATGGCTATACTACGGGAACTACAGCAGCGGCGGCAACTAAAGCTGCTGCAATTTACATAGAGACTGGTCAAATTTTGGACTGTGTTGAAATAGAAACACCGAAGGGCTGGACTGTATCGGTTCCTATAAATTATGTTAAACGAGTTGAAGGTAGCAAAGTAATAGCGGAAGCTGTAAAAGATAGTGGCGATGATCCCGATGTTACAAATAGAATAGAAATAAAGGCTGTAGTCGAAATTAACGAAGAAGAAACCGTAAATATCGTTGGAGGAACTGGTGTTGGAATTATAACTAAAAAAGGGCTTCAGACACCTGTTGGAAGTTATGCTATAAATCCCGTTCCTCTTCAAATGATAGAAAAATCATTTAGAGAAGTATTCAAATCGCCAGTTGGAGCAAATATATGTATAGAAGTGCCGAAAGGGAAAGAAATAGCTAGAAAGACGCTTAATTCAAAACTCGGGATAGTAGGAGGAATATCTATCATTGGCACAACAGGAATAGTAGAGCCAATGAGTGAAACTGCATTGGTTGAAAGTCTACACTTGGAGATAAAATCAGCTTCAAAAGAGAGTAAGCGACTTGTCATGGTACTTGGAAATTATGGAGAGAATTTTACTAAGGTTTATAATGAAATAAAAGCGCCTCGCATAAAAATTAGTAATTTCATAGGAGAGTGCATTGATTTTGCTAAAGCGGAAGGCATAGAAGAAATACTGCTGATAGGTCATATAGGAAAACTTATAAAGGTTGCTGGAGGAATATTTAATACTCATAGTAAAGTGGCAGATGGAAGAATGGAGATATTAGGAGCTAATTACATGTATTTTTGTGAAAATAGAGATATATTTATGGAGATAATGGATAGTAATACTACAGATGAAGCGGTTGAAATTATAAAATCTGTAGATTCTGATTTTGTATTTGATAAAATTGCTCAAAAAATAAAACAAAAATGTGAAGCTAGAGCTCGTGAAGAAATTTCAGTTGAAACTATTTTATTTAATTTACCATTTGGAGAACTTGGGTGTAGTGATTTTGCACATCAGAGACTGTCTAAGTGGACTAATGGGGAGGAATTCTATGATTAAAATAGTTGGAATAGGACCAGGGAATATAGATGATATGACAGAGAGAGCTAAATATACTATTGAATCTGCAGATTGCATTATAGGAGGAGATAGGCAGCTAGAGAATTTTTCTGATTTGAGTAGTGAGAAAATATCTCTTTCAGTAGGTTTTAGAGAGGTTGTAGATGAGATTGAAAAGAGGTGTGATACACAAGAAATCGCGGTATTGGTTTCTGGTGACCCTTGCTATTATAGTTTTTTTAGATATTTAAAAAGAAATTTAAGTTGCAAATTAGAAGTTGTACCTGCGCTAAATTCTATACAATACTTTTTTTCGAAATTAGGAAAGACATATGAAGATGCAGTATTTCTTAGTGTTCATGGGAGAAGCTGTGATTATATTGATGCACTTAGAGACTATAAAACAGTTGCACTTTTGACAGATTATGAGCAAAGTCCGCAGGCCATAGCTAAGAAACTAAAAAGTTTTAACATGAAAGTTAAGATGTATGTAGGTTATAGGTTGTCGTATGAAGATGAAAAGATAATAGAGGGAATGCCTTCTGAATTAGAAAATATAAAACACAAAGCTATGGCTGTGGTTATATTAGAGAGTCTTGAGGACTATAATAGGGAGTGTCATATCCCGGATATTGATTTTTTGAGAAATAGTACGCCTATGACTAAAGAAGAAATAAGATATATTACACTTGGAAAACTAGAACTTAAATCAAATCATCACTTAGTTGATATTGGCAGTGGAACAGGTTCTATAAGTATAGAAGCATCGAGATTTTTATATAAGGGGAAAGTAACATCTATTGAAGTAAAAAGTGAAGCTGTAGATATAATGAAAGAAAATATAAAAAAACATAGATGTGAAAATATTGATTTGATTCATGGGGATGCTGTTGATGCTCTTAAAAAAATAGAATATTGTGACAGAGTATTCATAGGAGGAACTAGAGGTAATTTTCAAGAAATAATGAGTTTGCTTGAATCAAAGATATCATCAAATGGCATAGTTGTTATGAATGCTGTAACATTAGAGACGTTGAGTGAATGGACAGAGTATATGAAATGTAGTGAAAAAAAGTATGAACTTATTCAAGTTCAGATTTCAAGATCAAGTAGGCTTGGTAAATACCAAATGCTTGATGGTGGGAGACCTATTTTTATTATGAAAATTTGGTGGAATTAAGGAGACGATATGAATAGAAAACTTATAGCAATTGGAGTAGGCGCTGGAGATGGTAGGTATTTAACCATATCAGCAAAAGAAAAAATAGAAAATAGCGATATTATTTACTATCCGGTAGTAAGTAAAGGCGAAAAAAGCATGGCGCTTGAAAGTATAAAAAAATATGTAAAAACAGGCACTAAATTGTGCGAACTGGTATTTCCAATGAAAAAAACAGGTCTTGAAAGAGCGTGGCAAATGGCTGCAGATACTATAAATGAAACTCTTGAAAAAGAAGGACATTCGAGTTTTATAACTATAGGAGATGTTATGACGTTTAGTACATTTTCATATTTGCGAGATAGATTAGAGTTTGACATAGATGTAGAATATGAGCCAGGAATTACTTCATATCAAGTAGCTAGCAGTGCTATAGGAGAACATCTAGGGCTTGGAAAATCAGGGTTTGGTATTTTGCCAGGAATAGAGAGTGAGAAACAATGCTTGGATTTATTCGAGTATTTTGATACATTAGCGATACTGAAGCCATGTGAAAAAAGTGTAGGCTATTTGGAGAAAATATCAAAAAAAATGGATATAGAGGTCAAAAGTGTTACGTATGGTGGATATGAAAAAATGGAAGTGAGAAGTGAACTTGATTATAGTTACAAACTACCTTATATGAGCGTACTATTAGTTAAGCGTATAAGAAATAATGGAGGCGATTTCAGTGAATAAATTGAAAATAGTTGGAGCAGGGCCTGGCGATGTAGAACTAATAACTATAAAAGGACAAAAAGCATTACAAGAAGCTGATGTAATAATATATGCAGGGTCTCTTGTTAATCCAGAGTTATTGACATGGAATAAAAGAGGCGCAGAAATTCACAATAGCGCTAAAATGACACTTGAAGAAGTGTTAGAGGTTATAGAAAATGGGATATCGAAAGATAAGAATGTAGTGAGACTTCATACGGGAGATCCAAGTTTATATGGCGCTATTCAAGAACAGATGGATGCACTTGAAAGAAAAAATATTGAGTTTGAAATAGTACCAGGAGTTAGTTCGTTTTTAGCATCGGCAGCTGCAATACAGAGAGAATTTACTCTTCCAGATGTTTCACAAACTGTTATATGTACTAGAATAGAGGGGAGAACCCCAGTTCCAGAAACGGAAAAATTATCCGAGCTTGCAAAACACAGAGCGTCTATGGCCATATTTTTGTCAGTTCACATGATAGAAAATGTAGTAAATGAACTTTTGAAAGGATATGATTTAGAAACGCCTATAGCCGTAATTCAAAAAGCATCTTGGCCAGAACAAAAAATAGTTAAGGGTACGCTTTCAAATATTTCTGAGAAAGTGAAGGAAGCAAATATAACTAAAACAGCTCAAATATTGGTTGGAGATTTCATAGATTGTGAATATTCAAAATCGAAATTGTATGATCGGAGCTTTACACATGAATATAGAAAAGGACGCTAAAAAAATATATATTTATGCGGTGTCTAAAAGAGGATATGCACTTGCTAATAATTTAAAACAATTTATAACTGTAGCTCAAGTATTTACTTTAGAAAAATATGCAAAGAGAAGTTGTGAAGTTTTAAAAAATGGACTTAAACATCATGTGGATGAGCATTTTAATAATGCTGATTTAATGGTATTTATAATGTCTACAGGTATAAGTGTTAGGATGATAAAAGACAGTATAGTAGATAAAAAAACAGATCCTGCAGTTATAGTTATAGATGAGTGTGGAGATCATGTTATAAGTTTGTTATCTGGACATTTAGGTGGTGCTAATGATTATGCTAGAGCGATTAGCAGCTATTTGAATAGTACTCCTGTTATAACGACGGCTACAGATTTGAATGGAAAATGGGGAATTGATACTTTTGCAGAATCAAATGGATATAAATTGGTAGATTTTGAAAAAGCAAAGCTATTAACAGCCTATATATTAGAGGGAAATAAAATAAAAATAGACGGTGATTTCAAAATAAAAACTGATTTAAAGAATAGTTTTACATTTGAAGGAGAGTCTAAATACGTTGTTACGATATCAAATAGAAAGCTAGAGTGTGAAAAGAATCGATTACAATTATATAAAACTAACATTGTAATCGGAATGGGCTGTAGAAGAGGAACTAGTGCTGAAAAAATAGAACAGTTTATTTTAGAAGCTCTAGACAATAGTGGATATAGCATAAATTCTGTAAAATCACTATCAAGTATAGATTTAAAGGCCGATGAAGAGGGATTTTTGCAAATTACAGAAAAGTATGGCTGGAAATTCAATACATTTTCTGCAGATAGACTAAAAGCGGTTTCGCATAAATTTGATAAATCTGATTTTGTCGAATCTATTACTGGAACACCTTCAGTTGCTGAGCCAAGTGGATATTTAGCATCTAATCGAGGTAAATGTGTATTAAAAAAGTTAAAGCAGGATGGCATGACATTATCAATTTGGGAGGAAATATAATATGAGAAGTGGGAAGATATATGTAGTTGGTATGGGGCCAGGAAATGAAGAACACATGAGCATCAGATGTAGAAAGGTACTTAGTGAAGTAGAATATATAGTGGGTTATAAAAAGTATATTCAGTTGATAAAACACCTTCCAAATATAAGTGGAGAATGTATAGAAGGAGTGATGAAAAAAGAGGTAGATAGATGTAGAGAAGCATTGGATTTAGCGGAAAAAGGCCATAGTGTAGCGCTTGTTAGTAGTGGAGACTCAGGAATATATGGAATGGCCGGTTTAGTACTTGAACTTATAGAGCATGAGGTTAGATCGGTTGATTGTGAAATAATACCAGGTATAACAGCAGCACATGCGGCTGCATCTAGATTAGGAGCGCCCATAATGCATGATAGTGCTTATATAAGTTTAAGTAATTTATTGACGGAGTGGGAACTCATAGAAAAGAGAATTAAATGTGCTAGTGAAGGGGATTTTGTTATTACGTTATACAATCCAAAAAGCAAAGGAAGACCGGATTTAATAGATAAAGCAAGGGATATAATGCTAAAGTTCAAGTCAGCTCAAACTCCAGTTGGAATAGTAAAAAAAGCTATGAGAGATGGGGAAACCATAGTTATAACAACACTTGAAGATATGCTTAAAGAATCAATAGATATGATGACTGTAATCATAGTTGGAAATTCTAGAACGAAAATTTTTGGGCAGAGCATGGTTACGCCTAGAGGCTATGAGATATGATAGCGGTATTTGCTGGTACTAGCGAAGGGAAGGCAGTTGTCGAGCATTTGAGTAAAAACAATGAGGTAAAAGTTTTTGTTAGCACAAGTCAAGGCGCTGAGCTTTTAAAAAATATGAATTTGAAAAATGTAAACATTGAAGTTGGAAGTAAAGATGAATCAGAGTTAATGGAATGCTTAAATAATGATAATGTAGAAGCGATAGTAGATGCAACTCATCCATATGCTATTGAAATTAGTAAGAATCTCTTGAGTATAAGCAAAATACTAAAAAAGAAATATGTTCGATTTGAAAGACAACGAGAGAAGCTAGAAGGCGTAGCTAGATTTGAGACATATGAAAAACTAGTGGATAATTTAAATTATGTTGATGGCAATGTGTTAATAACATCTGGGAGCAACAATTTAGATGCTTTTTGTAAAATAAATGATATGTCTAGATTATTCGTAAGAGTTATGCCTTCTTCTAAAATAATAAGGAAATGTGAAAATCTAGGTTTTGATATGAATCAAATAATAGCTGTAATGGGGCCACATTCATTAGAATCAAATATGTGGATTATGAAAGAAAAGAATATAAAGCATATGGTTACAAAAGAAAGTGGTAAAAACGGTGGAGTAGATGAAAAAATAGAAGCAGCCAATTTACTTGGAATAAATATTTATACTATAGAACTTCCAAAACTCCAATATATCAATGTTTGTAGTGACTTTAATGAATTAGATTTCTATATTAAATAAAAAAGTTTCCTCAGTGAGGGAACTTTTTTTATGCTCAATTCGTCTAAGAATTATAACAAAAATAAATTAGACAAAGAGAGATAAAATTTAGGAGGAAAAAAATATGAAAAAACTTATAATAACAGGATTAATGATAGCGATGTTGACGTCTACGGTTATGGCAACAGCACCAGTACCAACATTGTATGATTCAAATGAAAATGTAGTAGAGGTAAAACTAGAGCAAAATGATGTAAATATCTATTGGGGAGAAACAGAATTAGAAAGTGCAGGTAAAGACTTAGACGGAGTATTGATGCTTCCACTTAGAGAATTAGCTGAAGCGGCAGGCTTTGAAGTAACGTGGAACGATGAGACGAAGCAGATTGAATTGGCAAATGGAGCTAGATGGACTAGTGTAGAACTTTCCAAAAATGCGTATTTTAAAAACAAAATGGCTCCAAGAGAACTTAGCAAAGCACCGACATTGATTGGAGATGAAACTTATGTTCCAGCAGAGTTTTTCACTCAAATTTTAAGCCTAGGTCTTCAAACTAAAGAAGGAAATATACATTTTTCAGAGTCAATGATTGCTACTCATAGTGGGTATATCCAAGAAATAGATTTAGATGAAGAAGGGAATATCTCAAGAATAACAATATCATCAAAAGAAAAATCTGAAGGATTTGAAGATCAAACTATACTGAATGTTTCAAGTGAGGATACTTATATTCAAAGAGATATAGAAGTAGGAAATTTCATAAATGCTATTACAGCACCTATTATGACTATGAGTTTACCAGGACAGACTCCAGCTATGATTATATACTAAGAAAAAACTCTTTTGTGCTATAATACAAAAGAGGTGATTACAAATGGAATATATTGAAAAAGGCGATTTGATATACAATACATTTGAAATATTTAAAGATTATGAATCTAGTATGTTTGCTGCTTTTTCAACTAGAAAAGGTGGATATAGTAGTGGATGCTATTCTAGCATGAATTTAGGACTTAGCACAGGAGATGATAGAAATATCATACAGAAAAATTATGAAAAATTTTGCGAAGAATTATGTGTTGATTCAAAAGCAGTTGTTTTGTCAGATCAGACTCATGACAAGAATATTAGAATAGTGAGTAGAAAAGATGCAGGTAAAGGGTTTGTAAGAGAAAAAGATTACAAAGGGATTGATGGACTTATCACCAACGAAAGAAACTTACCTCTTATGACTTATCACGCAGATTGTACTCCGATTATATTTTTTGATCCGGTAAAAAATGTAGTAGGATTGGCGCATGCTGGGTGGAGAGGAACTGCTCTATCTATTGCTACAGAAATGATATCAAAAATGAAAGACGAATATGGTTCAAAGGAAAATGAGATAAAAGTAGCTATTGGGCCTGCGATTTGTGGCAAATGTTATGAAGTAGGAGTAGAAGTGAAAGAAGCATTAGAGTTATTGCCGATAGATTCGAAACAATATATTGAGAATCATGGTGATAAATATTTTCCGGATTTGGCAAACATTAATAAAGCATTGCTTAAAAGTGTAGGCGTACTTGATAAAAACATAGAATGTTCAAATACCTGCACTAAAGAAAATAGTCATATGTATTTTTCGCATAGAGAGTTTGGAAATAAAAGAGGCACACAGGTTGCTGTGGCCTATATAAAATAGGACGAAAACTGTGTGCCTTGGGTATTATTGGGAAAAAGATAATTTCTTTTTCCTTTTTTTGTGCTTTGATTGAGAGTTATCTACAAGAATCATATAAACAGAAATAAGTATCAGAATTAAACCAAAGAAATTATTTAATGTAATAGGATCGCCTAAGATTATAGCACCTGCTAATAATGAAGATATCGGCATTATATTTACTATAAAGGACATGGTTCCGATTCCTAAATTTTTGACACCTCTCATATATAATATATAACCTATTCCAGAACTTAAAATAGCACTCAATAGTAGATTTCCCCAGGCAGTAGTACTTGTAAATATATTTAAACTTACAAGTCTCTGCTCAGTGATTAGATTATAAGGGATAACCCACATTGCGCCTAATAGTGATTGGTATGCTAATAATTCTATTCCGTGGTATCTGTCTAGTAACTTTTCTGATATGAATGTATAGATAACCCAAGCTGAAATACCAGCAAACATCAAAACGTATCCTATAAACTGGCTATTTGCAGTACCTGATGATTGCGATATCAAATATATTCCAGCGATAGATGTCATCATAGCCACTCCTTTTAGGGGAGTGATTTTTTTATTTCTGAGAACTCTTTCGAAAAATATTGTAACTATTGGTATAAGACCGTGTATCAAACCAGCTTCAGAACCTGAAATCATTGATACTCCAAAGTTACAGAACAATTGGTATAGAAAGAAGCCGAGAAATGAAGTTATAAGCATGAGCTTAAAATCATTAAATGAAAAATTAAATTTTTTGATGGTGATTTTGTGAAATATAAACAAAAATACTGCTGTGAATACAAATCTCCAAAATACCAAATCGGATGCAGAAGCATAAGGGGCGACTGGTTTTAAAAATATAAAAGTGAGTCCCCAAAATGAGCAACCTATTATGGCTAAAAGTGTTTCAATTCCCTTTGTCATAGTAAAACCTCCAAATTAAAATCAATCATGATTGTTAAAAACTAAACATACTAATATTATACGCTCTCTTCTATAAAAAATCCATATATTTCAAGAAAATTTATAATATTTTGTTATAGATGTCTAAAATGAGTAAAGAGAATCGTATTTTCAGAATATAATTATTATATAACGGGTATAAAAAATACATATGATTTTATCTAAAAAAGGAGAACTGATATGAACGATAAATTAGAGAAAAACAGAAATATTTTAGGGAGATTTGCAGATATATTTATAAATCAACTTCCGCTATCGATACTTGTTATGTTTATGATAATTTCCGTCGGAGTATTTGGTTTGATGACACTTCCTAAAGAATCATTACCAGAGATAATATTCCCTGCAATAAGTGTTCAAACGGTTTATCTAGGTGCAAGTCCAGAAGATGTTGAATTTTTGGTGACAGATCCGATAGAAAATAAAATATCGGAACTAGACGATATAGAAAATTTGACATCTGAAAGTAGCTTTGGATTGTCGTTTGTAACTATTGAGTTCAAGGAAGATATAGATGTTGATAGAAAAAAACTAGAACTTGATAATTTGCTAAATGAGATAGATTTTCCGGAAGGTGTTGAAAAACCATCTAGTTTCATATTTAAAACATCAGAGATACCTCTTATGAATATAAGTATATCGGGGGAACTACCTGTCTATGATTTGACTCGAGTAAGTGAAGATATAGCTGATGAAATAGAAAAAATATCGGGGGTAGAAGAAGTAAATGTATTTGGAGGATTAGATAGAGAGATTCACATCATAACGAACCCAGTGAAAATGCTAGAGCTTGGAGTTACAATGGATAATCTAGAGAGAAGTATTCAAAACTACAATTTGTCTACACCATTAGGTGAAGCAAATTTAAACGGGTTGAGATATACAATAAGAACAGATGAAAAACTTAAAGGCGTTTCTGAAATTAGTCAAATTCCAATAAAGACCTCTAAGGGAAGTATGGTATTTGTAAGAGACTTTGCTGAAATATATGATTCTACAGAAAAAATAAAATCATATAATAGAACATTTATAAGAGATGGTAGAATGGCAGGACTTCCATCTGTATTTTTAGAAGTCTCGAGAGCTGCAAATAGTGATGTCGTAGGAATAACTCAAAAAATAAAACAGAAGATAGAAAAAAATTCAGGAGTACTTTATCCTGAGTCACTTAAAATAAATTATTCAAATGAACTTGCAGAAAATGTAGCTGAAGATTTGAAAAATATTCAGCAGAGTGCACTTTCAGGTCTCATCGTAGTTGTTATAGTATTGTTTTTATTTATAGGATTTAGAGAAGCAATTGTAGTATCTGTGACTATACCACTTTCGCTTTTAGGAACATTGGGACTATTAAATATATTTGGCATAACATTTAATACATTTGCAATACTAGGGCTCATAGTAGCGCTGGGTTTGCTAGTTGATAATTCTATAGTTGTAATGGAAAATATAGACAGATTAAAACGTGAGGGTTACATGCTTAAAGATGCTGCGTCGCTAGGGACAAATCAGGTATCCTATCCAATATTTTCAGCGACACTTACTACAATATCTGCATTTTTTCCATTGGCAATACTTCCTGGGATTTTAGGTGATTTTGTATCAACTATACCGCTAACCATAATAATTACTATTTCGGTATCGCTCATAGTGTCACTTACCATAACACCTGCAATTTCATCTAGGATACTAAAGAGAGAGGCTGAAAGAAACTATACTGTGAGAAAAAAATGGATCAAAATAATAATATCTATAATACTTGTTGCTGTACTGAGTTTCTATGCATTTTCAAATGGTGGCAATTGGAATGTACTCAGCATAGTTGCACTTGTGTTTTTTTCTATAGCCATAGGAGTAAAAGAGTACACAAAGTATTTTAAATCTAGAAAAAATGAAGAACATGAAAAATATAAGAATGTAATTAATGCATTTGTAATGAGCAAAAAGAAAAGAATTATTCTTCTTTTGGCAGGCTTTTTGGTGTTATTATTTAGCTTTGGAACATTTGCAACAGGTCTTATAAAAGTATCATTTTTCCCTAAAAATGAACCTGATACTTTAGTAATTGATATTGATACTCCTGGAGGAACTACTTTAGAGGAGACAG contains:
- a CDS encoding efflux RND transporter permease subunit translates to MNDKLEKNRNILGRFADIFINQLPLSILVMFMIISVGVFGLMTLPKESLPEIIFPAISVQTVYLGASPEDVEFLVTDPIENKISELDDIENLTSESSFGLSFVTIEFKEDIDVDRKKLELDNLLNEIDFPEGVEKPSSFIFKTSEIPLMNISISGELPVYDLTRVSEDIADEIEKISGVEEVNVFGGLDREIHIITNPVKMLELGVTMDNLERSIQNYNLSTPLGEANLNGLRYTIRTDEKLKGVSEISQIPIKTSKGSMVFVRDFAEIYDSTEKIKSYNRTFIRDGRMAGLPSVFLEVSRAANSDVVGITQKIKQKIEKNSGVLYPESLKINYSNELAENVAEDLKNIQQSALSGLIVVVIVLFLFIGFREAIVVSVTIPLSLLGTLGLLNIFGITFNTFAILGLIVALGLLVDNSIVVMENIDRLKREGYMLKDAASLGTNQVSYPIFSATLTTISAFFPLAILPGILGDFVSTIPLTIIITISVSLIVSLTITPAISSRILKREAERNYTVRKKWIKIIISIILVAVLSFYAFSNGGNWNVLSIVALVFFSIAIGVKEYTKYFKSRKNEEHEKYKNVINAFVMSKKKRIILLLAGFLVLLFSFGTFATGLIKVSFFPKNEPDTLVIDIDTPGGTTLEETAKITEKVEALLIDNKGIDQFNTTIGGSEVDKSVIRASLAVSEGVTGFDLLESVEDELNEISGAEILIKGLASGPPVGSPVKISFSGSDLDRLQEVLELYKREMKQIDGIYNIETSVKKGVPQILMDINPNKAALYDLSVAQISSQVRKQISGITVTTYTENREEINVKIQKQEEDLSEISEIKNLYITLPSGKKMPIENLVKFKEEKGLSSIRHEDSERIVFIEADIRRGYNITDITNQIENRMQGKSIYDDIDISFGGDVQGIQENFIYLFQSMILAVFLVFIILTVQFKSVAQPFIILTTVPMAAVGVIWGLVITGNDFGFYAFMGLVALVGIAVNDAIVLIDYMNGLRKEGIELKEAIVKGAATRFNPVLATTMTTIAGVLPLAFKEIYYAEFSFALIFGLLVTTVLTLVFVPVSYSIVEGIKIRASLNIQNKKGGVKNEI